The proteins below are encoded in one region of Candidatus Poribacteria bacterium:
- the speD gene encoding adenosylmethionine decarboxylase gives MGFGPHLVLDGYGCEYDRLTDLSLIYRFLDECPNQIGMTKIMPPYVFKYTGANPKDWGVSGFVLIAESHISIHTFPEKNYISLDIFSCKEFDPQEAVRLAEEMFGMQRYEHQMLSRGHDFPHDLIRSAQIVETERLQFTDTQRQVV, from the coding sequence ATGGGCTTCGGGCCGCATCTGGTGCTGGATGGTTACGGTTGCGAGTACGATCGCCTCACGGACCTGTCGCTCATCTATCGCTTTCTGGACGAATGTCCTAACCAGATCGGCATGACGAAGATCATGCCGCCCTACGTGTTCAAGTACACCGGGGCGAACCCCAAGGACTGGGGCGTGTCGGGCTTCGTGCTGATCGCCGAGAGCCACATCAGCATCCACACCTTCCCCGAAAAGAACTACATCAGCCTCGACATCTTCTCCTGCAAGGAGTTCGATCCGCAGGAGGCAGTGCGCCTCGCCGAAGAGATGTTCGGCATGCAGCGCTACGAGCATCAGATGTTGAGCCGTGGTCACGACTTCCCGCACGACCTCATCCGATCCGCCCAGATCGTCGAGACGGAGCGGCTGCAGTTCACGGACACGCAGCGCCAGGTCGTGTGA
- a CDS encoding phytanoyl-CoA dioxygenase family protein codes for MLADLPPGARPEAMDVPHFAHPKLFDWLLADEVLDFVERFVGPDIALWSSHFICKPAGDGKAVPWHEDSAYWSGRLDEQNVLTVWLAVDASTTENGCMRVVPRTHHYGFSEYEPVDRETNVFGTRIKPDQFDEGSAVDLELRRGECHIHHAKLIHASNANTSAKRRCGYTMRYMPTSVKLFPRDNFPHAIYLARGRDIAGNQYGEPFQVFEPGVRAIYRR; via the coding sequence ATGCTCGCCGACCTGCCGCCGGGGGCGCGTCCCGAAGCGATGGACGTGCCGCACTTCGCCCATCCGAAGCTGTTCGATTGGCTGCTCGCCGACGAGGTTCTCGACTTCGTGGAGCGGTTCGTCGGACCCGACATCGCCCTGTGGTCGAGCCATTTCATCTGCAAGCCCGCCGGAGACGGCAAGGCGGTTCCCTGGCACGAGGATTCCGCCTACTGGTCGGGGCGGCTGGACGAGCAGAACGTCCTGACCGTCTGGCTGGCGGTCGACGCATCGACGACGGAGAACGGGTGCATGCGCGTCGTGCCGAGGACGCACCATTACGGGTTCTCGGAATACGAACCGGTGGACCGCGAGACGAACGTCTTCGGCACGCGGATCAAGCCGGATCAGTTCGACGAGGGCTCGGCGGTCGATCTGGAACTGCGTCGCGGCGAGTGCCACATCCATCACGCCAAGCTGATCCACGCGTCCAACGCGAACACGAGCGCCAAACGCCGGTGCGGCTACACGATGCGCTACATGCCGACCAGCGTGAAGCTCTTCCCGCGCGACAACTTCCCGCATGCGATCTACCTGGCGCGTGGGCGCGACATCGCGGGGAACCAGTACGGTGAGCCGTTCCAGGTCTTCGAACCGGGCGTGCGGGCGATCTATCGGCGATAG
- a CDS encoding phytanoyl-CoA dioxygenase family protein, which produces MRASLAEMPRFDEREAMRKITDAEIQFFDDNGFVICRNVLNADELENYQNGSWELIERVLAGGTREDRMCGRGPEGIPYYLNYLHYQDNDFSLRLLAHPFIGDLLTRMVGPDFIPCYESLVFKLPSNGSSVPWHRDGNPAAGMERIFNIDIYPDRSTVDNSCVWAVPGSHKWEPQKAAEWVRRGREDFYSLEGAVPAEMEPGDVLLHHVKVLHGSTTNQSPELRRVVYFDNRAWSWNENYHWFSHETLEKRSCLYQHALHMRKTNPYPSDDETFDYTPPERFPRWNPGDPIDLHAPRENWVG; this is translated from the coding sequence GTGAGAGCATCTCTGGCGGAGATGCCGAGGTTCGATGAGAGGGAGGCTATGCGCAAGATCACGGATGCGGAGATTCAGTTCTTCGACGACAACGGGTTCGTCATCTGCCGGAACGTCCTGAACGCCGACGAACTGGAGAACTACCAGAACGGCTCGTGGGAGCTCATCGAACGGGTCCTAGCAGGCGGCACGCGCGAGGATCGGATGTGCGGCAGGGGCCCAGAAGGCATCCCGTACTACCTGAACTACCTGCACTATCAGGACAACGACTTCTCGCTACGTCTGCTGGCGCATCCGTTCATCGGCGACCTGCTGACCCGCATGGTCGGACCCGACTTCATCCCGTGCTACGAGTCGCTGGTGTTCAAGCTGCCGTCGAACGGCTCGTCGGTTCCGTGGCATCGCGACGGGAACCCCGCCGCCGGCATGGAGCGCATCTTCAACATCGACATCTACCCGGACAGATCGACCGTGGACAATAGCTGTGTCTGGGCGGTTCCCGGCAGCCACAAGTGGGAACCGCAGAAGGCGGCGGAGTGGGTGCGCCGTGGACGCGAGGACTTCTACTCGCTGGAGGGCGCGGTTCCCGCTGAGATGGAACCGGGCGACGTGCTGCTCCACCACGTCAAGGTGCTCCACGGGAGCACGACGAACCAGAGCCCGGAGCTCCGACGAGTCGTCTACTTCGACAACCGCGCGTGGAGCTGGAATGAGAACTACCACTGGTTCTCGCACGAGACGCTGGAAAAGCGCTCCTGCCTCTACCAGCATGCGCTCCACATGCGCAAGACGAACCCCTATCCGTCGGACGACGAGACGTTCGACTACACGCCGCCGGAAAGATTCCCGCGCTGGAACCCCGGCGACCCCATCGATCTGCACGCGCCGCGCGAGAACTGGGTCGGCTAG
- a CDS encoding beta-lactamase family protein — MKSLFSITGREIAALGSFDEVMETYMRARGVPRGTLGVAKDGRLVFARGYTFATDSTTPTIPDALFRIASISKPLTAVAILQLVERNRVGLDQPFSDFVDVSGSDDPRVFRVTIRQLLQHRGGYDRAASLDPMVQDARIRDTLGVRLPTTVWDIIEFMKRFPLDADPGERYAYSNYGYLLLGRVIEAASGEGYESYVKTHVLAPLGITRTQLGDALYANRRAGEVDYSDPTGRMYPSVFGAERPGMVRQPYGSENLRAMDAHGGWISSTMDLLRFARAFDDPSHCPTLSAESIHAMWSPYPSPEPPGDAFYGLGWMVRPLPDKGDRNTWHGGSMPGTSTLVVRRWDGLSWAALFNQRSEDTPGLPPSGEIDSMLHDAANRVTDWHNGDSFAEWQ, encoded by the coding sequence ATGAAATCGCTTTTTTCGATCACCGGGCGAGAGATCGCGGCGCTGGGTTCCTTTGATGAAGTCATGGAAACCTACATGCGCGCGCGAGGCGTGCCGCGAGGAACCCTCGGCGTCGCGAAGGATGGGCGGCTCGTGTTCGCGCGAGGGTACACGTTCGCGACGGATAGCACGACGCCGACGATCCCAGACGCGCTCTTCCGCATCGCCAGCATCTCGAAGCCGCTGACAGCGGTCGCGATCCTTCAGCTCGTCGAAAGGAACCGGGTCGGTCTGGACCAGCCGTTCTCGGATTTCGTCGACGTCTCCGGTTCCGATGATCCGCGTGTGTTCCGCGTGACAATCCGGCAACTGCTCCAGCACCGAGGCGGATACGACCGCGCGGCGTCGTTGGACCCGATGGTCCAGGACGCGCGCATCCGCGACACCCTCGGCGTGCGCCTGCCGACGACGGTGTGGGACATCATCGAGTTCATGAAACGCTTCCCGCTGGATGCCGACCCCGGCGAACGCTATGCGTATTCGAACTACGGATATCTGTTGCTCGGACGCGTCATCGAGGCGGCGTCCGGCGAGGGCTACGAGTCCTACGTGAAGACGCACGTGCTCGCGCCACTGGGAATCACACGAACCCAGCTCGGCGATGCGCTCTACGCGAACCGGCGAGCCGGAGAGGTCGATTATTCGGACCCGACGGGACGCATGTATCCGAGCGTGTTCGGAGCGGAACGACCCGGCATGGTGCGCCAACCGTATGGTTCTGAAAACCTTCGCGCGATGGACGCACACGGCGGATGGATCTCGTCGACCATGGACCTGCTTCGGTTCGCGCGCGCCTTCGACGACCCTTCGCATTGCCCGACTCTGTCCGCGGAGAGCATCCACGCGATGTGGTCGCCGTATCCATCTCCCGAACCGCCCGGCGACGCGTTCTACGGGCTCGGCTGGATGGTCCGACCTCTGCCGGACAAGGGTGATCGGAACACGTGGCATGGCGGGAGCATGCCGGGGACGTCGACGCTGGTCGTCCGAAGGTGGGATGGTCTGAGTTGGGCGGCGTTGTTCAACCAGCGCTCCGAGGATACGCCAGGGCTGCCTCCCTCCGGAGAGATCGATTCGATGCTCCACGATGCCGCGAACCGCGTCACCGATTGGCACAACGGCGATTCGTTCGCCGAGTGGCAGTGA
- a CDS encoding flagellin FliC — MTSSKEPSAAISRPVIEKSDFIARCLDGFGVRYDVAPSVAHNDRRAQNESPRRWNRWKRAHLAWSLLAFEQHTDGASPASLGAPRRYTRRRTVMFRINTNIMSINGQRNLFRSSRDATSAMERLASGLRIVHAADDAAGLTMSEGMRAQLAGARQSNRNISQAISMLQTADGGFEQIGNMLIRLKELAVQAADSTVNAANRSAIQQEVTQLLVEIDRTAQSTTYNGMTLISAGSTANASIPLSFYVGDGSLTYSQIIFFTMKGVASGLTNGISIGGLLFTVGVGSYASLTEAANVVNNMDAAVRELASLRTSVGAVVNRLQRAQANIQIMAENTANAESVIRDADFAQETAALTRAQILVQAGTSILQQSNQLPMNALMLLQG; from the coding sequence ATGACTTCATCAAAGGAACCCAGCGCCGCGATCTCTCGCCCGGTGATCGAAAAAAGCGATTTCATTGCGCGATGTCTCGATGGGTTTGGCGTTCGTTACGACGTAGCGCCGAGTGTAGCGCATAACGACCGTCGGGCACAGAACGAGTCACCCCGCCGGTGGAACCGGTGGAAGAGGGCGCACCTGGCATGGTCGTTGCTTGCCTTCGAGCAGCATACGGACGGAGCGAGTCCCGCGTCCTTGGGGGCACCGCGTCGATACACACGGAGGCGTACGGTCATGTTCCGGATCAACACGAACATCATGTCGATCAACGGACAGCGGAACCTGTTCCGATCGAGCCGCGACGCTACGTCCGCGATGGAGCGGCTCGCATCGGGCTTGCGGATCGTCCATGCGGCGGACGACGCGGCGGGGCTGACGATGTCCGAAGGCATGCGTGCGCAGCTCGCCGGAGCCCGTCAGTCGAACCGGAACATCTCGCAGGCGATCTCGATGCTCCAGACCGCCGACGGAGGCTTCGAGCAGATCGGCAACATGCTCATCCGCCTCAAGGAACTCGCCGTCCAGGCGGCAGATTCCACGGTCAACGCGGCGAACCGTTCGGCGATCCAACAGGAAGTCACCCAGCTCCTCGTCGAGATCGACCGCACGGCACAATCGACCACCTACAACGGCATGACGCTCATCTCCGCCGGATCGACAGCGAACGCCTCCATCCCGCTCAGCTTCTACGTCGGCGACGGATCGCTGACCTACAGCCAAATCATCTTTTTCACGATGAAGGGCGTCGCCAGCGGATTGACGAACGGCATCTCCATCGGCGGGCTGCTCTTCACGGTCGGAGTGGGGTCGTACGCTTCGCTGACCGAGGCGGCGAACGTCGTGAATAATATGGACGCTGCCGTGCGCGAACTGGCGTCGCTGCGAACGAGCGTCGGAGCCGTCGTGAACCGGCTCCAGCGCGCCCAGGCGAACATTCAGATCATGGCGGAGAACACCGCCAACGCCGAGTCGGTTATCCGCGACGCCGACTTCGCCCAGGAGACCGCCGCCCTGACTCGCGCTCAGATCCTCGTTCAGGCGGGAACCTCCATCCTGCAGCAGTCCAACCAGCTCCCCATGAACGCGCTGATGCTCCTCCAAGGCTAG
- a CDS encoding flagellar hook-basal body protein: MLQGIYTAASGMLAHDAISEVITNNLANASTPGFRQDFATFHTAADAPHPQDSRYLAPVLTFKAYTNFDIGSLKPTGNPLDLAFNDGGENFFVVQTPQGIRYTRAGNFTLNGSNTIVNAQNYPVLGENGPIQANGSKIEIGAAGDVVVDGVLVDRLRVIQFDPINGRTPLQKDGYTLFRPIGNSATPRNASNPRVQQGALEGSNVSLVNEMAQMIHITRGFEAYQRAIQVSDATLNTLIHRVGGAG; encoded by the coding sequence ATGCTGCAAGGCATATACACCGCGGCCTCTGGCATGCTCGCGCACGATGCCATCTCAGAGGTCATCACGAACAATCTCGCGAACGCTTCGACGCCCGGATTCCGTCAGGACTTCGCGACGTTTCACACGGCCGCCGACGCCCCGCATCCGCAGGATTCGCGGTATCTGGCGCCCGTCCTGACGTTCAAAGCCTACACGAACTTCGATATCGGCTCCCTGAAGCCAACGGGCAACCCGTTGGACCTGGCGTTCAACGACGGGGGAGAGAACTTCTTCGTCGTCCAGACGCCGCAGGGAATCCGCTACACCCGCGCCGGCAACTTCACCCTCAACGGCTCCAACACCATCGTGAACGCCCAGAACTACCCGGTTCTCGGCGAGAACGGACCCATCCAAGCCAACGGCAGCAAGATCGAGATCGGCGCGGCTGGGGATGTCGTCGTGGACGGCGTCCTCGTCGACCGTCTGCGCGTCATCCAGTTCGACCCCATCAACGGCAGAACGCCGCTCCAGAAGGACGGCTACACGCTCTTCCGACCCATCGGGAACAGCGCGACGCCTCGGAACGCGAGCAATCCGCGCGTCCAGCAGGGCGCTCTGGAAGGCTCCAATGTCAGCCTCGTCAACGAAATGGCGCAGATGATCCACATCACTCGCGGCTTTGAAGCCTATCAACGGGCGATCCAAGTCAGCGACGCCACGCTCAACACCCTCATCCACCGAGTCGGAGGAGCCGGCTGA
- the flgG gene encoding flagellar basal-body rod protein FlgG — protein sequence MIRALYSAASGMNAQELNIDTIANNLANVNTNGFKRVRVDFQDLIYQTLQSPGTASGAGTEIPTGIQVGHGSRAAATQRIFSQGEFKQTEAPLDLVIEGEGFFQILNNDGELTYTRAGSFKLDGSGRVVTSDGLPLQPQITIPADATNVSISKDGILEVTTPGSNQGQQLGIIQLARFSNPAGLEAIGQNLFKPTNSSGQAQIGNPATDGYGSLLQGFLELSNVKLVEEMVSMIVAQRAYEISSKSIQAADEMLNVANNLRR from the coding sequence ATGATTCGCGCACTCTATTCCGCCGCATCGGGCATGAACGCCCAAGAACTCAACATCGACACGATCGCCAACAACCTGGCGAACGTGAACACCAACGGGTTCAAGCGGGTCCGCGTCGACTTCCAAGACCTCATCTACCAGACGCTCCAATCGCCCGGCACGGCGTCCGGCGCTGGAACCGAAATCCCGACCGGCATCCAGGTCGGTCACGGAAGCCGCGCCGCCGCGACCCAGCGCATCTTCAGCCAGGGCGAATTCAAGCAGACGGAAGCGCCGCTCGACCTCGTCATCGAAGGTGAAGGGTTCTTCCAAATCCTCAACAACGACGGCGAACTCACCTACACGCGCGCCGGTTCCTTCAAGCTCGACGGCTCCGGGCGCGTCGTCACGTCGGACGGTCTGCCGCTCCAGCCGCAGATCACGATCCCTGCGGATGCGACGAACGTCTCGATCAGCAAGGACGGCATCCTCGAAGTGACGACCCCCGGCTCCAACCAGGGGCAGCAGCTCGGTATCATCCAGCTTGCGCGCTTCTCGAACCCGGCGGGACTGGAAGCCATCGGGCAGAACCTGTTCAAGCCGACCAACTCGTCGGGCCAGGCGCAGATCGGGAACCCCGCGACGGACGGCTACGGCTCGCTCTTGCAGGGCTTCTTGGAACTGTCCAACGTGAAACTCGTCGAGGAGATGGTCAGCATGATCGTCGCGCAGAGGGCTTACGAGATCAGCTCGAAGTCCATCCAAGCCGCCGACGAGATGCTCAACGTCGCCAACAACCTGCGGCGGTAA
- the flgA gene encoding flagellar basal body P-ring formation protein FlgA, whose translation MTRHAYAAAGKRCPSRGGRGKDFRGNRARVAGPALVVLLAIGGLGIARGAEAPKATLRFVEDAALSGGKIRLSDVAVIESSDTDLKAKLEAMALGPAPRVGQAFTFRPESVRLLLRRDKHLLGVSDKDIAFEGSGSTRVRVESQEIEPSALLQRLTAWIEGEAATTFGAERVEVSFLTKPPKVAVPKGEWTAKPAMNRLPSRLTSILSVPVSVAVDGETFQTLTLALKLRAFATAGVVTRAIHRHETLDADAIDWKELDITTLNGEAPISESQDISGWRATRSLSVGDPLTQQSIESIPIIQKGDPITVYLEAPQLRITMAGEAQQDGRLGDVIRCLNLRSGKMIRGIVAGERLVRIDMRTLLTTAMVP comes from the coding sequence ATGACCAGACACGCCTACGCGGCAGCCGGAAAAAGATGCCCGTCGCGCGGCGGACGCGGAAAAGATTTCCGCGGCAACCGCGCCCGGGTCGCCGGTCCGGCTCTCGTTGTCCTGCTGGCAATCGGGGGATTGGGAATTGCTCGCGGAGCCGAAGCCCCCAAGGCGACGCTCCGCTTCGTCGAAGACGCCGCGTTGTCGGGCGGGAAGATCCGCCTGTCCGACGTCGCCGTCATCGAGTCCAGCGACACCGACCTGAAGGCGAAGCTGGAAGCGATGGCGCTGGGTCCCGCGCCCCGCGTAGGTCAAGCGTTCACGTTCCGACCGGAGAGCGTGCGCCTGCTGCTGCGACGCGACAAGCACCTGCTCGGCGTCAGCGACAAGGACATTGCGTTCGAGGGTTCCGGCTCGACGCGCGTCCGAGTCGAGAGCCAGGAGATCGAGCCGTCCGCGCTTCTGCAGCGCCTGACGGCGTGGATCGAAGGGGAAGCCGCGACGACCTTCGGCGCCGAGCGCGTCGAGGTGAGCTTCTTGACGAAGCCCCCGAAGGTCGCGGTTCCCAAAGGTGAATGGACGGCGAAGCCGGCGATGAACCGTCTCCCGTCGCGCCTGACTTCGATCCTCTCGGTGCCAGTGAGCGTCGCCGTGGATGGGGAGACCTTCCAGACGCTGACCCTGGCACTGAAGTTGCGAGCCTTCGCCACAGCCGGTGTCGTCACGCGGGCGATTCACCGCCATGAAACGCTTGATGCGGACGCCATCGACTGGAAGGAACTCGACATCACGACCCTCAACGGAGAGGCGCCGATCAGCGAATCGCAGGACATCTCGGGATGGCGCGCGACGCGCAGCCTGAGCGTCGGCGATCCGCTGACCCAGCAGAGCATCGAATCGATTCCGATCATCCAGAAGGGCGACCCGATCACCGTCTACCTCGAAGCCCCTCAACTGCGGATCACCATGGCAGGTGAAGCCCAGCAGGACGGTCGCCTCGGCGATGTGATTCGATGCTTGAACCTCCGTTCCGGGAAGATGATTCGCGGGATCGTCGCCGGCGAACGGCTCGTGCGGATCGACATGCGGACGCTGCTGACGACCGCAATGGTTCCCTAG
- a CDS encoding flagellar basal body L-ring protein FlgH, with protein MDMDTCFRRLTNGIPLRLIGAAATALLVGAMTAQGAPVRSLYSDPKASQVGDLLTIIVIESTQASRSASTQTSKTNSIGFAAGLETKPRGGRASGSGSTQTALNGAGTTRSSGELTTTVTALVTEVLPNGYLKVEGSRELTINNEKETLRVSGICRTEDIQPDNVLLSNQLANPSISYTGDGWIAKQQKPNIVLRVLASILPFF; from the coding sequence ATGGACATGGACACGTGTTTCCGCCGCTTGACAAACGGCATACCACTTCGCCTGATCGGAGCGGCTGCCACAGCTCTCCTGGTCGGCGCGATGACGGCTCAGGGCGCGCCGGTGCGCTCGCTCTATTCGGACCCGAAGGCGTCGCAAGTGGGTGACCTCCTGACGATCATCGTCATCGAGTCCACGCAGGCGAGCCGCTCGGCGTCCACCCAGACGAGCAAGACGAACAGCATCGGCTTCGCGGCGGGGCTGGAGACGAAGCCGCGCGGCGGCAGGGCATCCGGCAGCGGGAGCACGCAGACCGCGCTGAACGGAGCCGGCACGACGCGCAGCAGCGGTGAACTGACGACGACCGTCACGGCGCTCGTCACGGAAGTCCTGCCCAACGGATATCTGAAGGTCGAGGGATCGCGCGAGCTGACGATCAACAACGAGAAGGAGACGCTCCGGGTCTCCGGCATCTGCCGGACGGAAGATATCCAGCCGGATAACGTGCTCCTCTCGAACCAGTTGGCGAACCCGTCGATCAGCTACACAGGCGACGGCTGGATTGCGAAGCAGCAGAAGCCCAACATCGTCCTGCGGGTTCTCGCCAGCATTCTCCCGTTCTTTTAG
- a CDS encoding flagellar basal body P-ring protein FlgI translates to MRRDRRPVDIGAMLLAAALFLGLAGGASAARIKDIAILQGIQSSQVVGYGLVIGLSRTGDQTTNVQFTRQAIENLMRNMGMTIQNDRGQLRVGNVASVMVTADVPPFMRRGSRLDVLVSSMGDATSLQGGTLLPTPLVNAQGQIIATASGPITTGGFLIEASGRERTQRNHVTAGRIPNGGVMDVDVSAAPFDAAAVPQMLVLGLQNPDFTTAARAADAINTALGANTAVATDAASIQVSIPAGTAAGLVQFIANLESLEVTPDHRAKVIIDERTGTVVMGENVRISTVAIAHANLNVQVFERPIISQPSPFGQGETVVVPDTEIAVTDESAMSRLNEGGLVQVIPGSVSLNELVQGLNAIGISPRDLIAILQAIKQAGALQAELIIM, encoded by the coding sequence ATGAGACGTGACAGGCGACCGGTTGATATCGGCGCAATGCTCCTTGCGGCGGCGTTGTTCCTCGGACTCGCGGGAGGCGCGTCGGCGGCGCGGATCAAAGACATCGCGATCCTGCAAGGGATTCAGAGCTCTCAGGTGGTCGGCTATGGGCTCGTCATCGGCTTGAGCCGCACGGGCGATCAGACGACGAACGTCCAGTTCACGCGTCAGGCGATCGAGAACCTGATGCGGAACATGGGCATGACGATCCAGAACGACCGAGGACAGCTCCGGGTCGGGAACGTCGCCTCGGTGATGGTCACGGCGGACGTGCCGCCCTTCATGCGGCGAGGGAGCCGGTTGGACGTGCTTGTCTCCTCGATGGGCGACGCGACGAGCCTGCAAGGCGGGACGCTGCTCCCGACTCCTCTGGTGAACGCCCAGGGGCAGATCATCGCGACGGCTTCGGGTCCCATCACGACGGGCGGGTTCCTCATCGAAGCCTCGGGCAGAGAGCGCACCCAGCGGAACCACGTCACGGCGGGGCGGATCCCCAACGGCGGCGTCATGGATGTGGACGTGAGCGCGGCTCCGTTCGACGCGGCGGCGGTTCCGCAGATGCTCGTGCTGGGGCTTCAGAACCCCGACTTCACGACGGCGGCGCGCGCGGCGGACGCGATCAACACAGCGCTGGGAGCGAATACGGCGGTCGCCACGGACGCGGCTTCGATCCAAGTGTCGATCCCGGCGGGCACGGCGGCGGGGCTCGTCCAGTTCATCGCGAATCTGGAAAGCCTCGAAGTGACGCCGGATCACCGCGCCAAAGTCATCATCGACGAGCGGACCGGAACGGTCGTCATGGGCGAGAACGTGCGCATCTCGACGGTCGCCATCGCCCACGCGAACCTGAACGTCCAGGTGTTCGAGCGCCCGATCATCTCCCAGCCGAGTCCGTTCGGTCAGGGTGAGACGGTCGTCGTGCCGGACACGGAGATCGCCGTGACGGACGAGTCGGCGATGTCGCGACTGAACGAGGGCGGCTTGGTTCAAGTGATTCCGGGCAGTGTGTCGCTGAACGAGCTGGTACAGGGATTGAACGCCATCGGCATCAGTCCGCGCGATTTGATCGCGATCCTCCAGGCGATCAAGCAGGCTGGGGCGCTGCAGGCTGAACTCATCATCATGTAG
- a CDS encoding flagellar biosynthesis anti-sigma factor FlgM: protein MDRAMIIEHFKRLNSYTSELRASQTSLRGTRSASSSSSVAPPSSVANGEDEVIVSPEALLFSRAKDALTGVPETRDGLIQTLQEAIQNGTYSVDNVLIAERLMEAVARFTRN, encoded by the coding sequence ATGGATCGCGCAATGATCATCGAGCACTTCAAGCGCCTCAATTCCTACACCTCGGAGCTTCGAGCCTCCCAGACCTCTCTGCGCGGGACGCGATCCGCGTCGTCTTCGTCGTCGGTTGCTCCGCCATCCTCGGTGGCAAACGGCGAAGATGAAGTGATCGTCTCCCCGGAAGCCCTCTTGTTCAGCCGCGCCAAGGACGCGCTGACCGGCGTTCCTGAGACCCGCGACGGGTTGATTCAGACGCTGCAAGAGGCGATCCAGAACGGCACCTACTCGGTGGACAACGTTCTGATCGCGGAAAGGCTGATGGAGGCGGTTGCGCGGTTCACGAGGAACTAG
- a CDS encoding flagellar protein FlgN: MATQHPQRNTSAPGNASPPRSGTSAGVAPLSADARTRQALDDVLVVLEKERACTHALLEQAKQIQKHLLSDDYMSLLVAAQEQEIHAQQLAQWEHRRLLLTRQLAKTFPAVSRTRLSLWANVLPEPHATRLHTIQATLQRVTEQLQTVNRQNMALVQRSLRFAEMALGIDSSAYGVPHTRVNRDGLPQLFDKTL, from the coding sequence ATGGCAACCCAACATCCTCAACGGAATACCTCTGCGCCGGGGAATGCCTCTCCGCCGCGCTCCGGCACGTCTGCTGGCGTCGCTCCTCTGAGCGCCGACGCTCGGACGCGCCAGGCGCTCGACGACGTGCTCGTCGTGCTGGAAAAGGAGCGCGCCTGCACCCACGCTCTCTTGGAGCAGGCGAAGCAGATCCAGAAGCATCTGCTGAGCGACGACTACATGTCGCTGCTCGTCGCCGCGCAGGAGCAGGAGATCCACGCTCAGCAGTTGGCGCAGTGGGAGCATCGGCGTCTGCTCTTGACCCGGCAGCTCGCCAAGACGTTCCCGGCGGTGTCGCGGACGCGGCTCTCCCTGTGGGCGAACGTTCTCCCGGAGCCGCACGCGACGCGTCTGCACACGATCCAAGCGACGCTACAGAGGGTGACGGAGCAGCTCCAGACGGTGAACCGACAGAACATGGCGCTCGTCCAGCGGTCGCTCCGGTTCGCGGAGATGGCGCTGGGCATCGATTCGTCGGCGTATGGCGTGCCGCATACCCGCGTTAACCGAGACGGCTTGCCGCAGTTGTTCGACAAGACGCTTTAG